In the Butyricicoccus intestinisimiae genome, CTTGAGCGCCGGTCCGATGGTGCGCACACAGTCCGCCGCCGAAATTCCCGCGCGCAAAAATCGCTCCGCCATGCGCACGGTGCTCTCGGATTCCTCCCGCGCCTGTTCTCCGGAGCCCATGCCGTCCGACAAAATCACACATGCCATGCCCTCCTCCGTCGTAAAATAGCGCACGCAGTCACCGGAAATCTGCTGTCCCTCCCGCGTGCGCGTCCCGATGCCAACCGTGATATAATACGGCTCCTGCTCGCGGAACATCAGCCGCATGCCTCCGGAATCATACTGCGTTTCGGGTTTTGTCAGCGTGACATGCATGAGCGCGCCCAAACCGGACGTAAAGCCCTCCTGACTGCGCAAAATGCGCTGCACACACTCGCCCGTCAGCTCCAGATGCAGCCGGCCGCGCCGATCCTTCCACGCGGCGACCGTCCGCACGCGGCCAAATGCCTCTGCGTATGTCCGCAGCTCCTTTTCCTGCGCCGGAAGAATCTCCGTGCCACTGCGCATGCTCTCTCCCACCTGTTTGAGAATCCCAGTCACACCGGCATACTGCTGTGCAATCAGCTTTCTTCCCGCCTCATTTTTCTTCTGCGTCTGTCTGCGCTGAAACAGCGCGTCCATGCCCTCATTGAGCGCAAGCACAAAATCCGAAAATCGCAGGCATTGCGCCGCAAAATGCCCCGGAAAATCGCCGCTGCTGATGTGTCCGGTTCGCAAAAGCGGTCCGGAGATGGAATCCAGCGTGCGCAGCGTCGCCAGCTTGTCCCGCTCCCAGCAATTTTCCCGTGCCGAGCAGCGGCGGCACACCCGATCCGCCGTCCGGTCAAACACCGCGCCGAGGTCATTTTCTTCTTTGCGCACCTTGCCGCTGTTTGCCATCGCCTGATACATCTCTGAAAAGGCGTCTGATGCCACCGACGCATAGTGATTCGCCAACCGGCTGACGCGCGCCGCATAATCCGTCGGCTTGGGATCCATCGGCAGCAGGCGGTCTTTCCATTCCTCCCACACGCTCTCCGGCAGCAGGACAAAGCACACGGATGCGACAAAGCATTCATATATGCCCGACAAATACGCCGCCTGACCGCCCAGCAGATGCACCGCCGCATGCGTCAGGACAAACGCCGCCGCAAACACCACGCGTCCGCCGCGCGAGAAAAATCCCGCAGCCATACCGGCGACTGCATAGACGCCCGCATAATACAGCCCGACACCGCCCGCCGCGTCCATCGCCACGCCAATGCCGACGCCGCTGGCGGCGCCGTACGAAAATCCGCCCATATAACCAATTGCCATCACCACAAAAATGCCCGCGATGCGCGCCGGACAAACGAGATCTGCCACGGTAAACGGATACGCCGCCATGAGCAGCGTCGCCGTCAAAATCAGCATGCCGCCAAACCGCACCACCTGCGGCCGTCCGCGCGTGGTGTCCAAGGCAGCCTCATAAAAATACGCCGTGCCGCCTGCCAGCACAACGCGGCACGCAAACAACAGCGCTTTGTGCCACTCCACACCGTCCGCAAAGGCAAATACCGCCCCTGTTGCCGCGACGGATACCGCAGCCATGATCGGAAAGAACCACCGCGCCGACAGAAGGCGTGTGCCAAAAAAAATCGTCGCCGCCGCCAGCGTCATGAGCGCCGCGCCCGCATACGGTACGCCCTCTGCGCCCTGCATAGACAGCAGATAGCCCGCAAACGTGCCGAGCACGGCGCCAAATCCATATCCTGCCCGACACGCCGCCGCGGCAAATGCCACGCCAAACGGCGCGCCGACACCTGTAATATGTGCGCAGGACAGCAGCGCCGCCCCGATGACATACAGCGCGGACACGCCGCGCTTTCGGGTCTGCATACTTCCTGTTCGTTTTTGTTGTTTCTGTTTTTCGAGCATATGTATTCGCGCCTCCTGTTTCATGTTCCCAGTATATCCAAGCGCAGCCAAAAAGTCCGTCGAAGCTGCGGGCACAAATACGCTTTCCGGCACAAAAAAACAGCGGCACGCATGCCGCTGTTTTCTATGCTGTTATCGTCTCCAAACCGCCGCGGCATTCGAGCGCACCAGCAGCTCCTCTACCGGAATGCCTGCCGGACAAATATCCTGACACGCCAGCGACTTGCCGCAGCCCTCATAATAGCTCGCGCGATACTGTTGCATCAGCTCCCGCTTATGCGCCGCATTTGTTTCCTGATCCAGCACACGAAACGCATTTACCGCCGCTGCCGCCCCGCCGAACGGCTGCTCGGCACAAAAGTTCGGGCAAATCTCCAAGCAGCAGCCGCACTGCAAGCACCGCGCCGACTGATACCGCGCGGCGTGCGTGCGCGGATGCTTATCCGCCTCGCCGTCCAGCCACACCTGCATCTCTTTGAGCCGGTCAAACATCACGCGCCGATCCACAATCAAGTCGCGCACAAGCGGGAATTTGCGCAGCGGTTCAAGCAGCAGCCTGCCGCTTTTGATGTCGCGCAAAAACACGGAACACGCCAGACGCGGCACCCCGTTGATGCGCATCGCGCAGGCACCGCATTTGCGCACCAGACAGCTGCATTCCCAGCCAATCGGCTGCGCCGGTGTCCCTGCTGCATCCAGCAGCGGCGTCCGCGCATTCAGCGCGCGCAGGGCATCCGCAACCGAGGCATTGCCGTCGCTCTCACAGCAAAATGTCTGCCAGTACACCGCGTCCTGTGCGCTGTTCTGCCGTCTGATTTGAATTTCATACGTCATATCGTCACATCACCCCACGTGATAGAAAGATTTCCCTGCTGATAGTGCGCCACCGCCGCCGCACAGTATTTGTGTTCTGTCTCGGGATAATCCGCGCGGAACTGTGCCCCGCGGCTCTCTCTGCGTGCAAGTGCACTGCGCAGAACCGCCTGTCCCAGCAGCGCCAGATTGCCGGACAGCGATTGTACCGTGTGCAGGGCTCGTTCCATGCTCTCCTGCGTGCGCACAACACCCAGCCCATCCAGCAGCGCACGGTGCAGAACCTGCTGTTCCTGCAGCGGCGTCTGTGTTCCTGCCTGTGTGATTTGACAGGTATGCGCACTGCCGTCCGCCTCTGCCAGCGCCGTCTGGGCGGCAATTTTTCCGCCGTAAATCGCGCCGAGCAGTGAATTGCCGCCCAAGCGATTGGCTCCGTGATACTGCGCACAGCACTCTCCCGCCGCATACAAATTGCGCACGCTCGTGCGGTGCTGTGCATCGACGCGCAAGCCGCCCATAAAATAATGAATGCCTGGCTCGACCGGAATCGGCTGTTTTTTCGGATCCAATCCCAAATACGTGATGCAATCCTCGCGCAGACCGGACAGTCTGTGTGCAAACACCTCGCCGGACAGTTGCGTCATATCCAAATAAACCAGCATCTGCTGCCGCACGCGCCAAATTTCCCGCGCAGTCACATCGCGCGGCATCAGATTGCCCAGCTCCGGATAGCGTTCTTCCATAAAATACCACGGTTTTCCGTCGCGCAGCGCGTATAATCTGCCGCCCTCGCCGCGCGCCGCCTCACTGATGAGCAGCCGTCTGCCGCCGCGCTTCGCCGTCGTCGGATGATACTGTATCATCTCGGCGTTGGCAAGCGGTACGCCCAATCGAAACAACTCCGCGACCGCCTCGCCGGTATTGGCAAGAGAACCCGTCGTATCGCCAAACAATCCGTGCATGCCGCCGCACGCCATGATGACGGCATCCACCTGAATCGGCATGTGTTCGCCGGTATAGGTATCGCGCACCACGCAGCCGCCGCAGGTGTTTCCATCCAGCAGCAGGGTTTCAAAGACATGGTGATCCAGCCGCGCAACGCTTTTTTTGACTTCCCAGCGGCGCACCGCGTCAATCATCGCGGTAACCAGTTGTTTGCCGGTATCGCTCTGTGCAAATGCCGTGCGCTTGTTTTTCTGTCCGCCAAACGCGCGCACGTCTATGTCATTCTGTTCGGTGCGGTTAAACTGCACGCCGAGCGCATCCAGCTGCCGGACGAGCGACGGCGCCGCCTGCGTCAGTCCATGCACCGCCTGCGGATTTGCCAAACCGCACGCAGCGCGCAGGGTATCCGCCTCATGCTGCTGCGGCGTGTCGCCTTCTCCCTTGGTGTCCAGCGCCGCATTGATGCCGCCCTCCGCCATGACCGACTGCGCCCGTTCCGACGGCTGCGCAGACACCAAAATCGCCTGCTGTCCCTGCTCCGCCGCCGTCCAAGCCGCAGACAGCCCGGCAAGCCCCGCGCCAACAATCAACAATGTCTTTTTCATACATGCCACCTAATATAGTACACTACGACAGATCCCGCCATAAACAACAGCAGGATGGATAACATCAAAAACAAATCGCCGCGCCGCTCTTTATATGTAATGACGCCCAGAGAAACCAGCAGCGGACGCACATTGACGAAGATATGTACAAACAGCGCCGCAATCAGCAGCAGCTGCGTGAGCAGCTTCACGGTTGTAAACGGCGTCAGAATATACAGTCCGTCCTCCACGCTGCCAAACGCGCCCATGTGAAAGAAAACAAGAATCAAAATCGCCAAGCCGCTGGCTCTGCGCGTCCAGAACAGCGCGTTTTGTTTGCTGTACGCGAAGCCCTGTTTGGTCCGAACCGTCTGAATCGTCAGACGAACCCCGATGCACAGATGCAGAAAAAGCAGCAGCATGCCGATATGCGCGAGCATCTTTCCGCCGGTCTGGCCCACGCCCAGTAGCATAAAGCTACTCAGCACGCCATGCAGCAAAAACACGACTATCAGCAAGACCGACACAATCGTATTGAGCTTTCTCACCGAACCGCCTCCATTTCTTCCCGTGTCAGTTCCCGTACGGTATATGCCTGTGTCTGCTTGCGTCCAATTTGATCGCGTGCAATCAAAAACAGCTGCAATTTTCCCTCTTTGGCAAATGCGCGCAGCATCGCATCCGATTGCGTCTGTACGCGGCAATCCGTACCGTTGCGTTCCAGCGCGCGCGCCAGCTTGCGCGCGTATTTCTGTGCCGCCTCATCCTGCTCAGACACCGTGAGCAGCACCGAATCCGGCAAGCTGTCCTGTGTCTCCTGACCGGCAGCAAGCGCAGCTACCGCC is a window encoding:
- a CDS encoding FAD-binding protein, with product MKKTLLIVGAGLAGLSAAWTAAEQGQQAILVSAQPSERAQSVMAEGGINAALDTKGEGDTPQQHEADTLRAACGLANPQAVHGLTQAAPSLVRQLDALGVQFNRTEQNDIDVRAFGGQKNKRTAFAQSDTGKQLVTAMIDAVRRWEVKKSVARLDHHVFETLLLDGNTCGGCVVRDTYTGEHMPIQVDAVIMACGGMHGLFGDTTGSLANTGEAVAELFRLGVPLANAEMIQYHPTTAKRGGRRLLISEAARGEGGRLYALRDGKPWYFMEERYPELGNLMPRDVTAREIWRVRQQMLVYLDMTQLSGEVFAHRLSGLREDCITYLGLDPKKQPIPVEPGIHYFMGGLRVDAQHRTSVRNLYAAGECCAQYHGANRLGGNSLLGAIYGGKIAAQTALAEADGSAHTCQITQAGTQTPLQEQQVLHRALLDGLGVVRTQESMERALHTVQSLSGNLALLGQAVLRSALARRESRGAQFRADYPETEHKYCAAAVAHYQQGNLSITWGDVTI
- a CDS encoding pilus assembly protein PilX; translated protein: MRKLNTIVSVLLIVVFLLHGVLSSFMLLGVGQTGGKMLAHIGMLLLFLHLCIGVRLTIQTVRTKQGFAYSKQNALFWTRRASGLAILILVFFHMGAFGSVEDGLYILTPFTTVKLLTQLLLIAALFVHIFVNVRPLLVSLGVITYKERRGDLFLMLSILLLFMAGSVVVYYIRWHV
- a CDS encoding DUF6921 family protein; its protein translation is MKESSTRKRRFAIAAVLVLVLFALGRFLQHPPSAMDVLSGATKRTQTAELADAYALGMPQDMERGEQEAVAALAAGQETQDSLPDSVLLTVSEQDEAAQKYARKLARALERNGTDCRVQTQSDAMLRAFAKEGKLQLFLIARDQIGRKQTQAYTVRELTREEMEAVR
- a CDS encoding succinate dehydrogenase/fumarate reductase iron-sulfur subunit, encoding MTYEIQIRRQNSAQDAVYWQTFCCESDGNASVADALRALNARTPLLDAAGTPAQPIGWECSCLVRKCGACAMRINGVPRLACSVFLRDIKSGRLLLEPLRKFPLVRDLIVDRRVMFDRLKEMQVWLDGEADKHPRTHAARYQSARCLQCGCCLEICPNFCAEQPFGGAAAAVNAFRVLDQETNAAHKRELMQQYRASYYEGCGKSLACQDICPAGIPVEELLVRSNAAAVWRR
- a CDS encoding SpoIIE family protein phosphatase, translated to MLEKQKQQKRTGSMQTRKRGVSALYVIGAALLSCAHITGVGAPFGVAFAAAACRAGYGFGAVLGTFAGYLLSMQGAEGVPYAGAALMTLAAATIFFGTRLLSARWFFPIMAAVSVAATGAVFAFADGVEWHKALLFACRVVLAGGTAYFYEAALDTTRGRPQVVRFGGMLILTATLLMAAYPFTVADLVCPARIAGIFVVMAIGYMGGFSYGAASGVGIGVAMDAAGGVGLYYAGVYAVAGMAAGFFSRGGRVVFAAAFVLTHAAVHLLGGQAAYLSGIYECFVASVCFVLLPESVWEEWKDRLLPMDPKPTDYAARVSRLANHYASVASDAFSEMYQAMANSGKVRKEENDLGAVFDRTADRVCRRCSARENCWERDKLATLRTLDSISGPLLRTGHISSGDFPGHFAAQCLRFSDFVLALNEGMDALFQRRQTQKKNEAGRKLIAQQYAGVTGILKQVGESMRSGTEILPAQEKELRTYAEAFGRVRTVAAWKDRRGRLHLELTGECVQRILRSQEGFTSGLGALMHVTLTKPETQYDSGGMRLMFREQEPYYITVGIGTRTREGQQISGDCVRYFTTEEGMACVILSDGMGSGEQAREESESTVRMAERFLRAGISAADCVRTIGPALKLRTQGKKFVTLDISTIDLFTGEAVSVKCGAAPSFVRAADGDDSVRVRRILSSTLPAGLEEAGDMDVTQFRMGSQDALVLLSDGIVDADGSNAGWVEELLADSVKLSARELAARLVLEGSARGAPDDMSAVVVYLGKRAQREMQEAGG